One part of the Ornithodoros turicata isolate Travis chromosome 2, ASM3712646v1, whole genome shotgun sequence genome encodes these proteins:
- the LOC135384209 gene encoding uncharacterized protein LOC135384209 has translation MNSLPGRRRQKARRSVCHEVSSVKNANNKCMGATLLSATIVTFGFLLAAYSSALTVKSKLFPSNSTFRPVVRGFVVDTSACRIPDFSPFDPSVAKYYNRVKYYKCSHRPSFIEQERNILSLNTDVLTQYYNTSPETLTCSYRYVKRNESSKAADFTVYFSARHVLRFGRPIKFEQIKVECKLEGNSTFHDFFLIPMLKPRVERHCNKISSRKADGVSRMNIIFLGVDSVSRLNSLRHLEVTRNYLFRNFHTIELFGLTKVGPNSFPNQLAMLSGMNNDEGCRACKRDVMDNESFVWDTYSGMGYRTMFLEETPEWGLFTFFCSGFRGAPTDYYPRLLMLGVYSTNYTDYCMHQRLRTEVYLEYTSSLLTVLADRPSFIYSWMSDLAHNFFNNVGYVDLPFRRAFETLTKTGVMARSLVVFVSDHGLRFGDFRQTLMGRYEDRLPLCIMMFPPAFREMYPEIMENLRVNQHRLTTPFDIHATLVELAQFPRSRYQAEYPTRYGLSLLHEIPENRSCNDAFIDAYYCCCHELEDDNTTGAAHLLMANFIVKTVNEWLMNDAPGMCKMHVLKAITDVRKISGAATMSSSYYWITIVTRPGEAVLEGAVRVFQNGTISLEKLSRLNMYRYQSFCIASSTMERYCVCR, from the exons ATGAATTCTCTTCCTGGACGGAGGCGCCAGAAGGCCCGACGAAGCGTATGCCATGAG GTTTCGTCCGTGAAGAACGCCAATAACAAGTGCATGGGAGCGACTCTGTTGTCTGCAACCATTGTTACGTTTGGATTCCTTCTCGCTGCATACAGTTCAGCGCTGACAGTAAAATCCAAACTGTTCCCGTCAAACTCAACATTTCGACCTGTGGTACGTGGCTTTGTCGTGGACACCAGTGCCTGCAGAATCCCCGACTTTAGCCCTTTCGACCCTTCCGTAGCAAAGTATTATAATAGAGTTAAATACTACAAGTGCTCCCACAGGCCTTCCTTCATAGAACAAGAGAGGAATATTCTCTCCCTCAACACCGACGTGCTTACGCAGTACTACAATACCAGCCCAGAAACCCTCACTTGTTCCTACCGTTACGTTAAGAGGAACGAGTCCAGTAAAGCTGCAGACTTTACGGTGTATTTTAGCGCCCGTCACGTCTTGCGCTTCGGGAGGCCGATAAAGTTTGAGCAGATCAAGGTGGAATGCAAGCTAGAAGGTAACTCGACCTTTCACGACTTCTTCCTGATCCCCATGCTGAAGCCGAGAGTGGAGCGTCATTGCAATAAAATCTCATCAAGAAAGGCTGACGGAGTCAGCCGAATGAACATAATCTTTCTCGGTGTCGACAGCGTCTCGAGGCTGAACTCTCTGCGCCACTTGGAGGTCACAAGAAACTACCTGTTCCGCAACTTTCATACGATAGAATTATTTGGGCTTACCAAAGTGGGCCCCAATTCTTTTCCTAACCAACTTGCCATGCTGTCCGGAATGAACAATGATGAAGGATGCAGAGCTTGTAAAAGGGATGTCATGGACAATGAAAGCTTCGTCTGGGACACCTACTCTGGCATGGGCTACAGGACAATGTTCCTGGAAGAGACGCCCGAGTGGGGACTGTTCACCTTCTTCTGTAGTGGCTTTCGCGGTGCTCCTACAGACTACTACCCACGACTGCTGATGTTAGGAGTTTACAGCACGAACTACACAGACTACTGCATGCATCAGCGCTTACGAACGGAGGTTTACCTGGAGTACACATCATCGCTGCTCACGGTGCTCGCTGACCGGCCCTCTTTCATTTACTCCTGGATGTCCGATCTCGCGCACAACTTTTTCAACAATGTCGGCTACGTCGATCTCCCGTTTCGACGTGCTTTCGAGACACTCACGAAGACCGGCGTGATGGCCAGGTCTCTGGTCGTCTTCGTCAGCGATCACGGCTTGCGTTTTGGCGACTTCCGTCAGACCCTCATGGGACGTTACGAGGACCGCCTGCCTCTGTGTATTATGATGTTCCCGCCCGCGTTTCGCGAAATGTACCCGGAAATAATGGAGAACCTCCGCGTCAACCAGCACAGGCTGACCACACCTTTCGACATACATGCCACCCTCGTGGAATTGGCTCAGTTTCCGCGTTCTCGTTACCAGGCGGAGTACCCTACGAGGTACGGACTCAGTCTCCTGCATGAAATACCAGAAAATCGAAGTTGCAACGACGCCTTTATAGACGCCTACTATTGCTGCTGCCACGAGCTAGAGGACGACAACACGACGGGAGCCGCGCATTTATTGATGGCCAACTTCATTGTAAAGACAGTGAATGAATGGTTGATGAATGACGCGCCAGGAATGTGCAAGATGCATGTTCTGAAAGCAATAACCGACGTCCGCAAGATCTCCGGCGCAGCCACAATGAGTTCTTCCTATTATTGGATTACGATCGTCACTAGGCCTGGAGAGGCCGTCCTCGAAGGTGCCGTGAGAGTTTTTCAAAACGGTACAATATCCTTGGAAAAGCTGAGCCGGCTTAATATGTATAGGTATCAGTCGTTCTGTATTGCATCTTCGACGATGGAGCGGTACTGTGTATGTAGGTAG
- the LOC135385121 gene encoding uncharacterized protein LOC135385121 — translation MAHVNLESQIRLARENGKLSALVTLDVAKAYDSVEHSVLLQRMTSLNIPPYILSWVAYFLTGRSFYCCDGRFTSSPHVQLRGVPQGSVLSPLLFNILMSSLPLDQDILTITYAADIAFFASSPSLHSLYEKLLAYLVTLSAWMRSVHLSLNVQKSAVLLFPHSGRSTGVMTLDLKVSSESIRQANTLKYLGVWYVSEHDWSHNLEALSQKAAKAFSIINRCSGARIGMRRKALLFLYQCYVRPILEFGCVLFSHLPDYRLARLFTIEKRMLRLCLGLPKYASNLALYSEAQAPPLKSRFRLLTVNTFLSLCQSPLSLRHTAALRDMPQWLARLWRKANTPQLVFTQRLLAPLGVSLTDLSSHGSPRPSPLVLSADPFQPGITSANPDRLEAILSGHINRFPHHLAVATDASVSEERAGVGIVCPRFDAHFPVRLPDYTPAFESEFLAITLAVRMVPGPFCKVLALSDCLSVISSLSNPTSPLQQLLASLAPPHVSEIVLTWIPGHRGLSLNEAADSLAKAALFGPIINVLPPLADVTKDRYRRFLQLTGSRLVPLRYAHLSYSWQPHCCASRHVEVLLTRLPDASPSLLTFIYTELESPILPRACTVVRTRLGSTSFSTATASSAFVKNTWLALWPEPAPPSACSPSYHLGLLTWGGGAGP, via the coding sequence ATGGCTCATGTCAATCTCGAAAGCCAGATCCGTCTTGCCCGTGAAAATGGGAAGCTTTCCGCTCTCGTTACGTTGGACGTCGCCAAGGCCTACGATAGCGTGGAGCACAGTGTCCTCCTGCAAAGAATGACTTCCTTAAATATCCCACCGTACATCCTCTCGTGGGTCGCGTATTTCCTCACCGGTAGATCGTTTTACTGCTGTGATGGCCGCTTCACTTCATCGCCGCATGTGCAGCTTCGGGGAGTGCCCCAAGGATCTGTCTTGTCACCCCTGCTCTTCAACATCCTTATGAGCTCTCTGCCCCTGGACCAGGACATCCTCacaatcacctatgccgccgaCATAGCATTCTTCGCCTCATCGCCCTCATTGCACTCGTTGTACGAGAAGTTGCTAGCGTACCTTGTCACCCTGTCTGCCTGGATGCGATCCGTTCACCTCTCGCTGAACGTGCAGAAGTCTGCCGTGCTCCTCTTTCCCCATTCCGGACGCTCAACGGGCGTCATGACTCTCGATCTGAAGGTCTCGTCGGAGTCCATCCGCCAGGCAAACACACTCAAGTACCTCGGTGTGTGGTACGTCAGCGAGCATGACTGGTCCCACAACCTTGAAGCCCTGAGCCAAAAAGCTGCGAAGGCCTTCAGCATCATTAATCGTTGCTCCGGCGCCCGCATCGGGATGCGTAGGAAAGCTTTACTGTTCCTGTATCAGTGTTACGTACGCCCGATACTGGAGTTTGGCTGCGTCCTCTTTTCCCATCTTCCAGACTACCGCTTGGCTAGACTCTTCACCATCGAGAAGCGGATGCTACGCCTTTGCCTGGGTCTCCCTAAGTATGCTTCGAACCTGGCGCTGTACTCAGAAGCTCAAGCTCCTCCTTTAAAGTCGCGCTTTCGCCTGCTCACAGTCAATACCTTCCTTTCTCTATGCCAAAGCCCCCTCTCTCTCAGACACACCGCTGCTCTCAGGGACATGCCTCAGTGGCTGGCTAGGCTGTGGCGCAAGGCAAACACCCCGCAGCTAGTGTTCACTCAGCGCTTACTGGCGCCGTTAGGGGTATCGCTGACTGATCTCTCCTCACATGGATCTCCCCGGCCGAGCCCTTTGGTGCTGTCCGCTGACCCTTTCCAACCTGGCATCACCTCCGCCAATCCGGACAGGTTGGAAGCCATCCTCTCCGGCCATATCAACCGTTTTCCTCACCACCTAGCGGTTGCAACCGATGCGTCCGTTTCGGAGGAGCGGGCGGGCGTAGGCATAGTCTGCCCTCGTTTTGACGCGCATTTCCCTGTCCGCCTGCCTGACTACACTCCAGCCTTCGAAAGTGAGTTTCTCGCCATTACCCTTGCGGTTAGGATGGTCCCGGGGCCCTTCTGCAAAGTCCTAGCCCTGTCGGACTGTCTGTCCGTTATCTCTTCTCTCTCTAACCCGACAAGCCCGCTACAGCAGCTCTTGGCCTCCCTTGCTCCGCCTCACGTCTCAGAGATTGTGCTCACCTGGATACCGGGGCACCGTGGTCTCTCGCTCAACGAGGCGGCAGACAGCCTAGCCAAGGCGGCACTCTTTGGCCCGATCATCAATGTTCTCCCCCCTCTGGCTGACGTTACTAAAGACAGGTATCGGAGGTTCCTGCAGCTCACTGGGTCCCGCCTTGTTCCCCTCAGATACGCCCACCTCTCCTACTCATGGCAGCCTCACTGCTGCGCTTCTCGCCACGTCGAGGTGCTCCTTACACGTCTCCCCGATGCCTCGCCCTCCCTCTTGACTTTTATCTACACCGAGCTGGAGTCTCCAATTCTCCCGCGTGCTTGCACTGTGGTCAGGACGAGACTGGGGAGCACTTCCTTCTCCACTGCCACCGCTTCGAGCGCCTTCGTCAAGAATACCTGGCTCGCCCTCTGGCCAGAGCCGGCGCCCCCCTCTGCCTGCAGTCCATCCTATCATTTGGGGCTTCTCACCTGGGGAGGTGGAGCTGGACCGTAG